The genome window GCAGGGTCTGTATTTTCTTCCGTTAAGGACTAAATATCTAACGACAGCTAAATTACCGACTAGGCTTTTGAGAATATCCATTGCAATAAAACTTAATGAAGCTGTATACAATTACTAACATATGTTTGAATACTCAATCAGTAGCTAGAAAATAAAGATTGTGTAAATTAAGAGATAAATCCCTAGTGGCCTAACTTGAAGGTGATTGGACAATCTGAAAATTGGCACAACACACTCTTGTTGCTCGGAGTCTTCAGTGAGTTCTGTGATTGAGCAAAAAACTCACCCCTCAAATCGGATGGTGAGAGTAACTTTGTTGAGACGGAAATAGCATGATTCCTGGAGAAATCATCACCCAAAAGGGAGACATTGAACTCAATGCAGGGCGTCCCACCGTGCAATTGCAGGTGGCGAATACAGGCGATCGCCCTATTCAAGTGGGTTCTCATTTTCATTTTTACGAAGCCAATGAAGCACTAAACTTTGACCGAGAACAAGCCAAAGGAATGCGGTTAGACATTCCCGCCGGAACAGCCGTCCGCTTTGAACCGGGAGATGAACGGGACGTGACGTTAGTACCGTTTACGGGGATGCGTCAAGTTTACGGCTTCAACGGCAGAATTAATGGTCGGCTGGATACTTAAGCCTGAAAAAGAATTTAGAGAATCTGTTGCAAAGCCGTCTGATTACGGATGAGCGTTTCCGTCATCGTTGCGAGTTTGTCCAGCTTCGCTTGATCTTCAGTCGCCCGTTTTTTGTAGAAAAGTTTCTTTTTCAAAGCCTCACGCGCCAAGTCTTCCCTGCCTTGTTTCAGTGCTTGCTGGGCGACTCGCTGCCAAGCGTCAATTTCTTGAACAGCTTGCTTATACTCCGGTTGGATATTATCCCAAGTTCCCTTAATCGTGGCTAAAGCTTCATGGAGCGATCGCAGCGCTTCACCCCGATCAGAGTGTTTGAGCGCGAGGAAAATAGGGGCAGACAAACTATCAGTATCAAGGTTTGCAATTACGGGAATAAAGTTTTTCACCTGACGACTTTCGCTCACACCCGTCTTACACCAAGTGGCAAAGTGTTCGCAGTTATTAAATAGCAGATTGTAGTTCTTTTCACCTAATCGACTTTCTGCGCGTTGAACTACCACATCTGGGATAAAACAGGTTCGATAGTTCCTCACATACACCTTAGATTTGGAGTGATTCATAAAGGTAGCAAAAGACGTGCGCTCAATC of Microcoleus sp. AS-A8 contains these proteins:
- a CDS encoding lecithin retinol acyltransferase family protein — its product is MARGDQIYLMQEFLSLEGVYEHHGIDCGDGTVIHQRKRTETIERTSFATFMNHSKSKVYVRNYRTCFIPDVVVQRAESRLGEKNYNLLFNNCEHFATWCKTGVSESRQVKNFIPVIANLDTDSLSAPIFLALKHSDRGEALRSLHEALATIKGTWDNIQPEYKQAVQEIDAWQRVAQQALKQGREDLAREALKKKLFYKKRATEDQAKLDKLATMTETLIRNQTALQQIL
- a CDS encoding urease subunit beta, whose product is MIPGEIITQKGDIELNAGRPTVQLQVANTGDRPIQVGSHFHFYEANEALNFDREQAKGMRLDIPAGTAVRFEPGDERDVTLVPFTGMRQVYGFNGRINGRLDT